Part of the bacterium genome, CAAAGGAGTGGAAAAATTTAATCCTAACTGGGGAATGGCCATTGTTATGGATCCTGCGACTTTTGAGATCCTTGCCATGGCAAACTGGCCGTTTTATAATCCTAATGATTTTCCCAGGTATCCGAATTCTGTCAGGCGCAACAGGGCTGTTACGGATTTATTTGAACCCGGGTCAAGTTTTAAGGTGGGGGTTATGTCGGGTTTGCTGGAAGATGATATTGTGTCTCCTTCTGATATTATTGATTGTGAGAAGGGGGTTTATTTTGTATATAACCATGCTGTCCATGATTCTCATATCTATGATACTTTGACATTTAAAGAAGCGATGGGGAAATCAAGCAATATCGCTGTTATTAAATCAGTGCAGAAATGGAGCCCCAGAAAACTGTATCAATATTTATGTTCGTTCGGTTTTGGTGAAAAGACAGGTATTGACCTGCCCGGAGAAGTTCCCGGCAGTATTCCTTCACCTGATAAATGGTCAAAACTTTCAATAGGAGCAATTCCTATAGGCCAGGAAGTAGCGGTCACCGGGCTTCAATTGATTCAGCCTTTGGCGGTAGTGGCAAACAAAGGAATTCTCATGAAACCCTATATTGTCAAATCTATTAATGATAAAAATGGTGTTGTGAAAGAATTTCGTCCTAAACCGATAAGGCGTGTAATATCTGAAGAAACTGCGGAAAAGGCAAAAGATATTTTGGAGGGTGTTGTTCTAAACGGTACCGGCCGGAGGGCCCGTATGACAAACTATAGAGTCGCCGGCAAGACCGGCACTGCTAAAAAATTCGATTTTGAGTTAAAAAAATACAGCAACGAAAAATTACTTATTTCTTTCGCAGGCTTTGCGCCGGTAAAAAATCCGAAAATTTGTGTGCTTGTGGTATTGGATGAAGCCAAGTCTGATGATACAGAAATCTGGGGGGAAACTATATGTGTCCCGATTGCAAGAGAAATAATAAGAGAAACCCTGAGATACCTGAATGTCCCACAGGAGATGCAGGATATAGCGTGCCAGGATCGGAAGATTGCCGCGGATTCGAAGGATATTAACGAGAGAGATACAGATAATATTTTAATAAAGGATAAAGAAAAAATAAATGACACAACTTTTCAAAATATTGTAATGCCCAAAGTAATCGGGCTTACCATGAGAGAGGCATTGAATGTAATGTGCAATTATCAGATTAAAGTGAAGTTTGAGGGGAGCGGGGTCGTAGTCAGGCAGTCTCCCCCGCCGGGAACAGTGATTAAAAAATTTCAGGAGGGTGTTTTATATTTTGAGGATAAAACTTAATAGTTATTCCGCCAGAGGCGGATCCGCCTTTGGCGGAAAGTTGAAAAGAGATTACAAAAAAAATGATTTTATTAACATTAGGGGAAATCCGGGAGGCGGTTGGCGGGAAAATTTTTGGTGATTTTAATCCAAAAGAAAAAATTTCGGGGATCTCTACCGACTCGCGGACAATAAAAAAAGGTGAAACCTTTTTTGCCATTAAGGGGGAGAAATTTGACGGGTCGAAGTTTTCAGGTGATGCTTTAAAAAGGGGCTCGTCCGCAATTGTTGTTTCAAATGATTCAGAAAATATTGAATATAAAAATGTAATTTATGTCCGGGACACGAAAAAAGCCCTGATGGATTTGGCATTATATTACCGTAAAAAAATCAATCCGAGGGTTTACGGCATTACCGGCAGCAATGGCAAAACCACAACGAAAGACATCCTGGCATTATTATTAAAAAACACTTATAAAACAACAGAAAGCAAGGGCAGTTTTAACAATGAAATAGGGCTCCCTTTGACAGTTTTGCAGATGTCAAAAAATACAAAGGTTCTGGTCCTGGAAATGGGGATGTCGGGAAAAGGGGAGCTTAACAGGCTTTTCAAAATCGCCCTGCCTGATGTTGGGCTTATTACAAACGTCGGTCCCGCGCATCTTGCCCATTTTTCTTCGCTTGAAGAAATTGCGGCCGCCAAATCGGAATTGATTGAAAACCTGGCAAAAAATAAATTTGCTGTATTGAATAAAGATGATTGTTTTTATGATTATTTTAAGTCAAAAACCAGGGCGAAAATTATTGATTTTGGGATAAAAAATAAAAGCGGTTTCATGGCCGGGAATATCAGTTTACTCCCTTTCAAGGGGAGCACGTTTATACTGAATGCGCATGGCAAAAAAATAAAAATAAAAACTTCTTTACCGGGCCTTCATAATGTGTATAATATCTTAGCCGCCGTGGCGGCTGCCAGCATATTTGAAAATGATTTAAATTATCTGGCGGAAGAACTTAAAAATGCGTCCCTTCCAAAAATGAGGCTGGAAGGGATTAAATTAAAAGGTATTAAAATAGTAAATGACGCGTATAATGCCAACCCGAATTCAGTTGCCGCGGGATTAAAAGAATTAGGGAATTATAAAGCTTTGGGAAACAAAATTTTTGTGTTCGGCGGTATGCTGGAACTCGGGAGTGATTCAGGCAATTATCATAGGCAGATAGGTGAGGAGGCAGTCAGGCAGGGTGTTGATTATCTCGTAATAAGGGAATCTGAAGAGACTATTGCGGCATCTTGTGCCGCGATAAAATACGGTATGGATAAAAATAAAGTTTTTTCTGCAAAAACAAATGAGGATATTGTTAATATTTTGTTATCATTTATGAAAAAAGGGGATGTTGTTCTTTTTAAAGGGTCGCGTGCGGTGTACCTGGAAGAGGCAGTAGAATTGTTGAAATTTAGGATTCGTAGGGGCAGGTTCTAAACCTGCCCGAATTTATGGACGGGTTTAGAACCCGCCCCTACAAGGAAACAATGTTTTACTATTTATACCTTTTATTATATAAACAAGGCACTATTTTTTCCGGCCTTCGGATTTTCAGGTATATCACCGTGCGGTCGGTATTTGCCGCTATAACGGCGTTTCTTGTAAGTATAATTTTCGGGCCGTGGATTATACGCCGCCTTAAAGCGATGAGAGCAAACCAGCCGATCAGGCGGGATGGCCCTGAGACTCATTTCAAAAAATCCGGCACGCCTACAATGGGAGGAATGTTAATAATCTTTTCAGTTATCCTGTCCTGCCTTTTCTGGAGCAATTTAAGCAACAGCAAGGTCTGGATAGTCCTTTTTGTTACAGTCTGGCTTGGATTGATAGGGTTTATTGATGATTATATCAAATTGACACAGAAAAATTCAAAAGGGCTTTCGGTTTCGTTTAAATTAATCAGCCAGGTCATCCTCGGCCTCCTTCTGGGATTTTATCTTTACAAATACCCGCTTGATATCGGAGCGCTATGGAACTATAAAATAGACGACGCGAATTATATGAAATATCTGAACACAAAATATATGACTCAATTGGCCGTGCCGTTTTTTAAAAATGTATTGTGGAATTTATCGTGGTTTTATATTCCTTTTGCCGCACTCGTAATAGTGGGGAGTTCCAATGCGGTAAATTTGACTGACGGCCTGGACGGTCTTGCCATCGGGGCTATAGTTTTTTCGTCGATTTCATTTTTAGGCATGAGTTATGTTTCAGGCAACTGGACATTCAGCCAGTATTTAAATATTTTTTATGTTGAAGGGTCAGGCGAATTAACGGTGATTTGCGCGGCCATTATCGGCGCGGGACTCGGGTTTTTATGGTATAACACTTATCCTGCCGAGGTATTTATGGGCGATACCGGGTCCCTGGCGCTGGGAGGGGCCCTTGGAACAATAGCGATTCTTACTAAAAAAGAATTGACACTTGTAATTGTCGGGGGTGTTTTTGTTATCGAAGCAGTTTCAGTTATAATCCAGGTCCTGGTTTTCAGACTGACCGGCAGGAGGGTTTTTCGCATGTCGCCGGTCCATCATCATTATGAAATGAAGGGGTGGCCGGAGCCAAAGGTTGTCGTTCGTTTCTGGATAATTTGTATTGTATTTACGCTTTTAAGCCTGGCAACATTAAAGATAAGATAAAAATAGGTCAAATAAGTCTTATAAGACCTATATTAAAACATGAATTTAAAAAATAAGAAAGTTTCTGTTTTAGGTTCGGCAAGAACAGGCCTGGATTCTGCGCTGTTTTTGAAAAAAAAAGGTGCATCGGTTTTCCTTAGCGAGAAAAAACCCGGGAGACTTTGGGTTAAAACAAGGAATATTTTGGAAAGTGAAGGAATTGAAACGGAAGCCGGCTGGCACACGGATAAAGTTTTAAAAGGGACAGATTTTATTGTGGTAAGCCCGGGCATCCCCTTAAATATTCCTGTCCTTGTAAAGGCAGGGGAATTAAACATCCCGGTAATAAGTGAGATTGAGCTGGCATATGTTTTTTGTCCATGCCCTATTATTGCTGTCGGAGGGACTAACGGGAAAACAACTACAACCACGCTTTTAGGAAAGGTTTTTAAAAAAGCAGGAGTGCCTGTTGTTGTTGCCGGCAATATCGGGACGACTTTTATAAGCCAGATAAAAAATTTAACGCCGGGGCATATCGCGGTTCTTGAAATAAGCAGTTTCCAGCTGGAAGGTATTGAGAATTTTCGCCCTAAAGTAAGCATAACCTTAAATTTGACTCCAGATCATCTTGACAGGTATTTATCGATGGAAGATTATGAGGCTTCCAAACAGAGGATTTTTTTGAATCAGGGAGAGAAAGATTATACTATTTTGAATTTTGACGATAAGATTATTAAAACATGGGCGGGAAAAACAAAAGCAAAGGTTTTATATTTCAGTACAAAAAGAGAAGTGCCGGCGGGAAGTTATCTTGAAGGAAATGATATTATATTTTCCTTTAACAGCAGCAGGGAAAAAATTTGCTTCCGCAGTGACATCAAACTGCTTGGCGAGCATAACATAAGCAATGTGCTGGCGGTTATTACTGCCTGTAAAATAAGTAATATCGCAAACAGTGTTATAAAAAATACCATAAAGTCTTTTATGGGATTGAAACACCGGATTGAATTTGTGCGCGAGATTGAAGGTGTAAAATTTTACAATGATTCCAAGGGAACTACCGTGGATTCAGTCGTTAAAGCAATTGAAAGTTTTAATAAGCCTGTTATTCTTATAGCCGGCGGGCAGGATAAAAATTTGGATTTTACAATTCTTAAAAATTTGGCTAAAACCAAAGTGAAATTCCTTATTTTAATCGGCGAGGCAAAGGGAAAAATCAGGCGGGCATTAAATGGAGCGGTAAAAATATATGAAAGTGATACACTGGAAAACGCGGTAAAAAATGCGAAGAAATTTGCCGGTTCCGGAGATATAGTTTTACTTTCCCCGGGATGCGCGAGTTTTGATATGTTTAAAGATTATGAAGACAGGGGAAATAAATTTAAAAAAGCAGTGAGGAATTTATAATATGGCGGCCAGGAAAGTATCGGATTATAAGCTTTTTCTTATTGTTCTTGTCCTGATAAGTATAGGTATTATTATGATTTACAGCGCAAGCGCAATGATAGCTTATGAAAATTTTGGCGATAGTTATTATTTCCTGAAAAAACAATTGGTCTGGTTTTTAATCGGGCTGTTTTTTGTTTTGATTACTGTAAACATAGATTATCATTTTTGGGAAAAAATCAGCAAGCCGCTTTTGATTTTCGGTTTAATTCTTTTAGGAGTTGTTTTAATACCGCGCGCAAGCAAAGAAATCGGAATCGCAAGACGGTGGATTGAAATCGGCGGATTCAGGTTCCAGCCTACGGAATTGATAAAACTTGTTATTGTAATTTATATGGCAGGTTCACTATCGAGGAAACAACGTGAAGTGGAAGTTTCTTTTTCCGCGTGGTTTCAGGATTTGGTAATAATAGGATTTATTTGCGGATTAGTTGTATTACAGCCTGATTTTGGGACGGCGGTGATTTTGGCAGGCACGGTTTTAATAATGTTTTTTGCGGCGGGAGTCAAAATTGTTCATCTTTTAAGCATTGGATTGGCCTGCCTGCCTGTGCTTTATTTTCTTATATTCAACAGCGCTTACCGTATGAAAAGGTTTTTGGCGTTTTTTGATCCGTGGCAGGACCCCCAGGCTTCCGGATTCCAGATTATACAGTCTTTTTTAGCGTTTGGTTCCGGCGGGACTTTTGGTCTCGGGTTGGGTGAAAGCAGGCAAAAACTATTTTATCTGCCTGAGGCGCATACGGATTTCATTTTTTCCATAATCGGCGAGGAGCTTGGTTTTGCCGGGTCACTGGTAGTTGTTATTATTTTTATCGGGTTCATATTGCGCGCGGGAAGGATTGTTTTTAAAGCGAGAGACAATTTTGGATGTTTTCTTAGTTTAGGAATATTGACTGTAATAGGATTGGAATTTTTGGTCAATATCGGAGTGGTCCTTGGATTATTGCCGACAAAGGGGACACCGCTTCCTTTTATAAGTTACGGCGGGTCTTCGCTGATATTTACCATGGCGTCAGTAGGAATTTTATTAAATATATCAAAAGAAAGCTAATTGCAGGTATGTCAAAAAGAATACTTATTGCAGCAGGCGGGACGGGCGGGCATATTTATCCGGCAATTGTTCTGGGACATGAATTGCAAAACGAATTCAATCTGAATGTTTTTTTTGCCGGCACAAAAAAAGGTATCGGGAAAGATATTTTTACAAGAGAAAAATTTAGATTTGAGTTATTTGATATTGACGGACTAAGCAGGAAATTTAATTTTTCGCTTTTTTCCGGTTTCTGGAAATTGATAAAGGTTTTTTTAAAAGCGTTATTTTTATTCAATAAATTTAAGCCGGATGTTGTAATAGGAATGGGGGGATATGTTACTCCCCCCATAGTTTTAGCGGCGATTTTATACAATATCCCCACAGTCATACATGAACAGAACGTTATTCCCGGGTTAGCCAACAGGTTTTTAAACAAACTGGTTGATCAAACAACAATCGCTTTCCCGGAGGCACGGCGTTTTTTTAAAAATGCAATTATTACCGGGAACCCTGTTAGATCGACCATTGAACTTGTGAAAAAAGAAACGGGAATACGTAACCTGAATTTAGAGCATGGAAAAATTACTCTTTTTATTTTTGGAGGCAGCCAGGGGAGCCATAATCTTAATGAGATTTTTAGAGATACTTTAGTATTATTGGAAAGAAAAGGGCTGGAATTACAATTTATTATAATGACAGGGGAAAATGACTGGGAAAAAATGGATGAGTTTTGCCGCGGCCTTCGTTTTAAATCAGTTGTCCGGCCGTTTTTTTATAATATTGAAGACGCGTATGCGGCGAGCGATTTAATAATTTCCCGCGCGGGGGCATTAAGTATTTCAGAAATTTGTGCCAGCGGGAAACCGGCAATATTTATTCCTTATCCTTACGCGGCAGGGAATCATCAGTATTTCAACGCGAAAAGGCTTGAAGAAAAAGGCGGGGGTATAATTATTGAGGAAAAGGAACTGGCCCCGGAAAAGCTCGCGAAGGCGATTTCTGATTTGCTGGATAATAAGGCAGGATTAATAAGAATGGGCGAGCGAAACAGCGGATTGTATCAAAAAGGCGCTTCCAGGATTCTTGCTTTAAATGTTTTGGCGCTGATAAAATAAAAAACGTGAAGTCTAAAACGTTAAACGTAAAATGAAAATCTAAATATTTTTTAATATTTTACTTTTTACGATTCACGTTTTACGTTTAACGATAAAGGAGTTTACATGCTTCCAAGAGACCGTAAAATACATTTTGTCGGAATCGGCGGTTCAGGTATGAGCGGGATTGCCGAAGTTTTGCTTAACCTGGGGTTTCAGGTTACGGGTTCGGATTTAAAAAGCAGCCAGGTTACAAAAAGGCTGGAAGATTTAGGCGGGGGGATATTTTATTCACATGAGAGAGGAAATATTAATAATGCGGATGTTGTTGTCATGTCTTCAGCGGTTGCATATGATAATCCGGAGATAATTGCCGCGTTGGAAAAAAAAGTACCGGTTATACCGCGCGCCGAAATGCTGGCTGAAATAATGCGGATGAAGTCAGGGATTGCTATCGCAGGGTCCCATGGGAAAACGACTACAACCTCTTTTATTGGTTCTATTCTGGTAAAAGCTGAAATGGACCCGACTATTGTTAACGGGGGTATTTTTAATAGTTTGGGTACAAATGCAAAATTAGGGCAGGGAGATTATTTTGTCGCGGAAGCAGATGAAAGTGACGGTTCTTTTCTTCTGCTTTCTCCTGTTTTCGCGATTGTCACGAATATCGATTTGGAACATCTTGATTATTACAGGGATTTAGATCATATAAAAGATACTTATCTTCGGTTTATTAATAAAGTGCCTTTTTACGGTAGCAGTATAATCTGCCTGGATGAACCAAATATTCAAAGCATTATTCCCCGCATAAAAAAGAAATTTATTACATATGGATTAAAAACACAGGCTGATATGGTGGCCAAGAATATACAGATAGAGCCGATGAATATACAGTTTGATGTATTTTATCACGATAAAAATCTTGGCAAATTTAGTTTGCATGCCGCAGGAATTCATAATGTTGATAATGCGTTGGCCGCAATTACCTGCGCATTGGAATTGGGTATAGATATTGAAAAAATCAGGGAGACGCTTTTAGAATTCAAAGGCGTTAAACGGCGTTTTCAGATTAAGGCGGAAATCGGCGGCATTATGATAATCGATGATTACGGACATCATCCGACGGAAATAGAAGCAACCCTGAATGCCGCGAGGACAGGATGGGGAAGAAGAATTGTTCTTGCTTTTCAGCCCCATCGTTTTACAAGGACCAAGGCCTTGCTTGAACAGTTCGGGCGGTGCTTTTACCAGGCGGATGAATTGATTATAGGGCCTATTTATCCGGCGGGTGAAAAACCTATTCCCGGCATAACAGGTGAATCAATAGTAGAATCAGCTAAAAAGTACGGTCAGAAAAATGTCCGGTATATCCCGGAAAAGAATAAGATTCTTGAATATATTTTATCAATTGTCAGGCAGGGGGACATGGTTTTTACCATGGGCGCGGGGGATATATGGGAGGTGGGCGAGAATCTGATTGAAAAATTAAAATACAGAAATTTTATTTTTATGCCGAAATAAAAAATGAATAAAAAAAATATTAAAGAGATAAAAATCGGAGTGCTCGCCGGCGGAAATTCTTCTGAAAGAGAAATCTCTCTTTTAAGCGGTAAGGCCGTAAAAAAAGCGCTTGATGAATTGGGTTTAAAAAATAAATTCATCGATGTCGATAAGAATATTGTTTTTAAGTTAAAACGAACAGGAATTGATATTGCCTTTTTGGTTTTGCACGGGCCGGGCGGCGAGGATGGAACTATCCAGGGACTGTTGGAAATAATAGGTATTCCCTATACAGGTTCGGGTGTATTGGCTTCCGCCGCCGGGATGGATAAAATTTTTACCAAGCAGATACTGGTTGCAAATAATATAGAAACACCAAAATTCAGGATTTTGGAATCCGGCACGGCCGCGGCGGTTGGCGGAGCGCCACGGCTGAAATTACCGTTTGTCGTTAAACCGTCCCTGCAGGGATCGGCAGTCGGAGTCAGTATTGTTTCTAAAAAGTCCGAAGTTAAAAAGGCGGTAGACATTGCTTTTTCTTATGATAAAAAAATTTTAATAGAAGAATATATCCCGGGTAAAGAAATAACAGTCGGTATTCTCGGAGACGATGCTTTGCCGGTCGTGGAGATAGTCCCGAAAAATAAATTTTATGATTTTGAGTCAAAATACAAAAAAGGGATGTCGGAACATATTGTTCCCGCGAGGCTCCCGGGCGCTGTGTATAAAGAGGCACAGGGGATTGCGTTGAAAGTCCACAGGACACTGGGATGCCGTGATGTCTCGAGGATAGATATGATTTATAATCCCGGGAAAGGTTTATATGTCCTTGAAATAAATACTATCCCGGGAATGACAAATGTGAGCCTGCTTCCTGATGCGGCGAAAGCGGCAGGTGTTGATTTTAATGAAATGGTAAACCGTATAGTTATTCTGGCGGCTAAACGGGCGGGGTTAATATGAAATATGACAAAAATGTATATTTAACAAAACGGCGGCATTCAGACACCGAGCGGCTGGAGTCAAGAATAAAGTTTTTTAAGTCGCTGGGGAAGACACTGATGTTTTTGGTTGGGACAGCAATGGTTGTTTCTTTATTTTGGATAACACGCAATTTTGTTCTGGTCGCCCCGTATTTTAATGTTAAAAACATTGTTGTTACAGGCAATAACGCTGTTTCAAAAGACGATATAATAAAATCAGCCGGTATATCACAGGGGCAGAATATTTTTAAATTAAATTTAGTCAAAATTCAATACAAGATTAAGGAAAATCCTTTATTTGATAAGGTATATGTTAAAAGGTCACCCCCCGGCAGAATAGAAATTCAGGTAGAAGAAAGGAAACCGGTGGCATTTTTTAATTTGAAAGGGGATTTTTATTTGGTTTCTGAAAATGGCATAATTTTTAAAAAATTATCATCAGTTATTTATGAGAACCTTCCGATAATAACTAATATAAATTTGAAGAATATTATTTTAGGCAGTGAAACTAATTCTGTTAATCTCAATACGGGGCTGAAAATAATAAAAGATATAAAGGACATCCAGCCTGATTTTCTGGATTACGTCTCGGAAATAAATGCGGGGGACGTAAACGAAATTATTATTTATACTGACAGGGGGATAAAAATAAAGGCCGATAAAGATACAGATAAAAATAAGTGGCTTTATGTGAACAGGGTGATTGGTATCGCAGACACAGATAAAATTCCGGTTGGTTATTTAGACGTCCGTTATAACAAACAAATTGTATTAAAACCGGCAGAAAAATTAAATATAAATAATATAAAACGTAAAACGTGAAATGTAAAATGTGAAACGTAAGAAGTTAAAAATTTTATTTGCTTTTAACGTTTAACGTTTTACATTTTACGAATACAAGGAGAGTTTATGGCAAAAGAAAAAATAATTGCGGGATTGGATATAGGAACATCAAAGATTGCCACTGTTGTGGCAAAGGCCGATGATAATAAAAAAGACATAGAGATAATCGGTGTGGGTTTATCGGAATCTTCAGGAATAAAAAAAGGCATGGTGATAAATCTAGAAGCAGTAACTTCCGCTGTGGAGAAGTCAGTAAGCAGCGCTGAGGAAATGGCAGGGTTAAGAATAAACAAAGTATACGCCGGAATTTCAGGTTCTCATATAAAAGGTATAAACAGCAGGGGGGCGATAAATGTCCAGCGTCCGGACAAAGAAATAACAAAGTTTGACGTGAACCGTGTTTTAGAGGCCGCCCAGACAGTATCAATTCCTGTTGACAGGGAGATTATTCATATTCTGCCGCAGGATTTTATTGTAGATGAGCAATGCGGGATATCCGAGCCTGTAGGTATGGCTGGGAATAAACTTGAAGCGGAAGTGCATATAGTTATCGGGGCCGTAACATCTCTCCAGAATTTAATCAGGTGTATTAATGAGGCTGGAATTGAGGTTGAGGAAATAGCTCTTGAACCGCTGGTTTCAAGTTACGCGGTTTTGACCGAGGATGAAAAAAGATTGGGTGTGGTCCTCGCGGATTTAGGGGGCGGGACAACGGATATTGCCGTTTTTGCTAATGGCATATTAAGACATACCGCTGTTATTCCTGTAGGAGGTGACCACCTTACGAATGATCTGTCAGTAGGCCTGCGTATTCCAATCAGCGAGGCCGAACGGATAAAAAAAGAATACTG contains:
- the ftsA gene encoding cell division protein FtsA, with product MAKEKIIAGLDIGTSKIATVVAKADDNKKDIEIIGVGLSESSGIKKGMVINLEAVTSAVEKSVSSAEEMAGLRINKVYAGISGSHIKGINSRGAINVQRPDKEITKFDVNRVLEAAQTVSIPVDREIIHILPQDFIVDEQCGISEPVGMAGNKLEAEVHIVIGAVTSLQNLIRCINEAGIEVEEIALEPLVSSYAVLTEDEKRLGVVLADLGGGTTDIAVFANGILRHTAVIPVGGDHLTNDLSVGLRIPISEAERIKKEYCRAMCCDEDKNETVGISGAGEQGERVFSEKEISYIIKPRLEEIFWLIHNEVRNSGFEELIASGLVITGGTSQMKNIDKLGERIFSLPVRKGVPNKSIKGLYELINSPIYSTSVGLIHYAWKKHCEDESKNELNIFEKTFNKLGALIRALP
- a CDS encoding FtsQ-type POTRA domain-containing protein, producing the protein MKYDKNVYLTKRRHSDTERLESRIKFFKSLGKTLMFLVGTAMVVSLFWITRNFVLVAPYFNVKNIVVTGNNAVSKDDIIKSAGISQGQNIFKLNLVKIQYKIKENPLFDKVYVKRSPPGRIEIQVEERKPVAFFNLKGDFYLVSENGIIFKKLSSVIYENLPIITNINLKNIILGSETNSVNLNTGLKIIKDIKDIQPDFLDYVSEINAGDVNEIIIYTDRGIKIKADKDTDKNKWLYVNRVIGIADTDKIPVGYLDVRYNKQIVLKPAEKLNINNIKRKT